The following are from one region of the Magallana gigas chromosome 4, xbMagGiga1.1, whole genome shotgun sequence genome:
- the LOC117686233 gene encoding uncharacterized protein: protein MQPRQASHSKDVRQTEKRKLAGKARLPGRTKRSKLQNVPDQTDPTNSGVSIEEVAASVSQMILPELTQTIQTLISQREDNGVVSRNQQPIEKSPPAINLESLAGPSTDSEQKIETIINPHQPDSCEGQERNIWIIGSSIIKWAFQRACLSEEKAHLGLQRQNYRILWQGKGGLTLNKLFPRIQLLLRYEPSPDILIIHCGGNDIGNVPLLDLRTKMKEIFQRIQTRLPNTILGWSHILPRSSWRYSNNVKSQNFAAKRINSFMSKLFVQNDGFYISYPEIAWDSYGLFRKDGVHLTELGNDILLYNLQSTLQQICSFNGERGTRPVY from the exons atgcaGCCCCGTCAGGCTTCCCATTCAAAGGATGTTCGGCAGACCGAAAAAAGGAAATTGGCCGGGAAAGCTCGCCTACCGGGTAGGACTAAGAGGTCCAAACTTCAAAACGTACCGGACCAAACAGACCCGACGAATAGCGGAGTCAGCATCGAGGAAGTAGCTGCATCTGTATCTCAAATGATCCTCCCAGAATTGACACAGACAATCCAGACATTAATATCCCAGAGGGAAGATAATGGCGTGGTTTCAAGAAACCAACAACCGATTGAAAAATCTCCACCAGCAATCAACTTGGAATCCCTGGCAGGCCCGAGTACGGACTCTGagcaaaaaattgaaacaatcaTCAACCCACATCAGCCAGATTCGTGTGAAG GTCAAGAAAGGAACATTTGGATAATAGGTTCATCTATTATCAAGTGGGCTTTCCAACGCGCTTGCCTTTCTGAAGAGAAAGCTCATCTAGGACTTCAACGACAAAATTATCGCATCCTTTGGCAGGGCAAGGGCGGTTTAACGTTGAATAAGTTGTTCCCTCGAATTCAGTTGCTGTTGAGGTACGAACCTTCTcctgatattttaattattcactgTGGGGGAAATGATATTGGTAATGTTCCTCTTCTTGACTTACGtacaaaaatgaaagaaatatttcaaagaattcaGACCAGGCTTCCAAACACCATTCTTGGTTGGTCTCATATTCTTCCTAGATCTTCGTGGCGTTATAGCAATAATGtaaaatctcaaaattttgCTGCCAAAAGAATTAACAGCTTTATGAGCAAattgtttgtacaaaatgatgGTTTTTACATCAGCTATCCAGAAATCGCATGGGATTCTTATGGCTTATTCAGAAAAGACGGAGTTCATTTAACTGAACTTGGAAATGACATACTACTCTACAATTTACAAAGTACATTGCAACAAATCTGCTCTTTTAATGGCGAACGTGGAACACGGCCAGTGTACTAA